The proteins below come from a single Eucalyptus grandis isolate ANBG69807.140 chromosome 3, ASM1654582v1, whole genome shotgun sequence genomic window:
- the LOC104437032 gene encoding putative L-ascorbate peroxidase 6 isoform X2: protein MASPSPSTTHLSPLTCCSSSSSLSSHPSSRRTKFEFPANSQRSSPSPIASRAGAIASPSSSTPGAASSGDHAPVRGRCFANPVDRDLSELAAGDRVSRRRRKLIAVAGLAATLPFLLQLRGYTEGIVADAAELDNDEYTMIKEEVRKVVSKVKAAGVLRLVFHDAGTFEMGENSGGMNGSIVYELERPENAGLKKPVKILEKAKGEVDAKRPVSWADMIAVAGAEAVSVCGGPTIPVVLGRLDSMKPDPEGRLPEETLDALGLKQCFQRKGLSTQELVALSGAHTLGSKGFGNPVVFDNSYYKVLLEKPWMSSAGMPSMIGLPSDRALVEDNECLRWRSL, encoded by the exons ATGGCTTCACCGTCGCCGTCGACGACCCACCTCTCCCCACTCAcctgctgctcctcctcctcctccctttccTCCCATCCCTCTTCTCGCAGGACGAAATTCGAATTCCCCGCCAATTCCCAACGGTCTTCTCCCTCCCCCATCGCCTCTCGCGCCGGAGCCATCGCCTCTCCCTCAAGCTCGACCCCCGGCGCCGCTTCTTCCGGTGACCACGCCCCCGTGCGCGGTCGATGTTTCGCGAATCCGGTCGATCGCGATCTTTCGGAGCTCGCAGCTGGAGACCGCGtctcgaggaggaggaggaagctcATAGCCGTGGCGGGCCTGGCGGCCACATTGCCGTTTCTCCTTCAGCTGCGCGGTTACACGGAGGGAATCgtcgccgacgccgccga attagataatgatgaatACACGATGATAAAGGAAGAGGTCAGAAAGGTAGTTTCCAAGGTGAAGGCTGCTGGTGTGCTTCGTTTGGTATTTCATGATGCTGGAACCTTTGAAATGGGTGAAAACTCAG GTGGTATGAATGGTTCCATAGTTTATGAACTTGAAAGGCCTGAAAATGCTGGGCTAAAAAAGCCTGTGAAg aTACTAGAGAAAGCAAAGGGTGAGGTGGATGCAAAGAGACCAG TATCCTGGGCAGACATGATAGCTGTGGCTGGAGCTGAAGCAGTTTCTGTTTGTGGAGGTCCAACTATTCCAGTTGTTCTGGGCAGACTTGACTCAAT GAAGCCTGATCCTGAAGGAAGACTTCCCGAAGAAACTCTTGATGCTTTGGGTTTAAAGCAGTGTTTTCAGAGGAAGGGCTTATC GACACAGGAACTTGTTGCATTATCTGGAGCCCATACCCTCGGCAGTAAAGGTTTTGGGAATCCGGTTGTTTTTGACAATTCATACTACAAGGTTCTTCTAGAGAAACCCTGGATGTCTTCAG CTGGTATGCCAAGTATGATTGGACTTCCTTCTGATCGTGCACTTGTTGAGGACAATGAATGCTTAAG GTGGAGGAGCTTGTGA
- the LOC104437032 gene encoding putative L-ascorbate peroxidase 6 isoform X1, which produces MASPSPSTTHLSPLTCCSSSSSLSSHPSSRRTKFEFPANSQRSSPSPIASRAGAIASPSSSTPGAASSGDHAPVRGRCFANPVDRDLSELAAGDRVSRRRRKLIAVAGLAATLPFLLQLRGYTEGIVADAAELDNDEYTMIKEEVRKVVSKVKAAGVLRLVFHDAGTFEMGENSGGMNGSIVYELERPENAGLKKPVKILEKAKGEVDAKRPVSWADMIAVAGAEAVSVCGGPTIPVVLGRLDSMKPDPEGRLPEETLDALGLKQCFQRKGLSTQELVALSGAHTLGSKGFGNPVVFDNSYYKVLLEKPWMSSAGMPSMIGLPSDRALVEDNECLRWIEKYANDQNLFFKDFENAYVKLVNSGARWRSL; this is translated from the exons ATGGCTTCACCGTCGCCGTCGACGACCCACCTCTCCCCACTCAcctgctgctcctcctcctcctccctttccTCCCATCCCTCTTCTCGCAGGACGAAATTCGAATTCCCCGCCAATTCCCAACGGTCTTCTCCCTCCCCCATCGCCTCTCGCGCCGGAGCCATCGCCTCTCCCTCAAGCTCGACCCCCGGCGCCGCTTCTTCCGGTGACCACGCCCCCGTGCGCGGTCGATGTTTCGCGAATCCGGTCGATCGCGATCTTTCGGAGCTCGCAGCTGGAGACCGCGtctcgaggaggaggaggaagctcATAGCCGTGGCGGGCCTGGCGGCCACATTGCCGTTTCTCCTTCAGCTGCGCGGTTACACGGAGGGAATCgtcgccgacgccgccga attagataatgatgaatACACGATGATAAAGGAAGAGGTCAGAAAGGTAGTTTCCAAGGTGAAGGCTGCTGGTGTGCTTCGTTTGGTATTTCATGATGCTGGAACCTTTGAAATGGGTGAAAACTCAG GTGGTATGAATGGTTCCATAGTTTATGAACTTGAAAGGCCTGAAAATGCTGGGCTAAAAAAGCCTGTGAAg aTACTAGAGAAAGCAAAGGGTGAGGTGGATGCAAAGAGACCAG TATCCTGGGCAGACATGATAGCTGTGGCTGGAGCTGAAGCAGTTTCTGTTTGTGGAGGTCCAACTATTCCAGTTGTTCTGGGCAGACTTGACTCAAT GAAGCCTGATCCTGAAGGAAGACTTCCCGAAGAAACTCTTGATGCTTTGGGTTTAAAGCAGTGTTTTCAGAGGAAGGGCTTATC GACACAGGAACTTGTTGCATTATCTGGAGCCCATACCCTCGGCAGTAAAGGTTTTGGGAATCCGGTTGTTTTTGACAATTCATACTACAAGGTTCTTCTAGAGAAACCCTGGATGTCTTCAG CTGGTATGCCAAGTATGATTGGACTTCCTTCTGATCGTGCACTTGTTGAGGACAATGAATGCTTAAG ATGGATTgagaaatatgcaaatgatcagaatttgttcttcaaaGATTTTGAGAATGCTTATGTCAAGTTAGTGAATTCTGGTGCAAGGTGGAGGAGCTTGTGA